The following is a genomic window from Manihot esculenta cultivar AM560-2 chromosome 9, M.esculenta_v8, whole genome shotgun sequence.
ATCCATGTCGAAGAACTCGAATGCCACTCTCATCTCTTCGTCGGCGGCCGGCTCGCAGGCTGAACCAATCCGGTTTATTAGAGCCTCCACGCTTATGCACCCATCACCGTCGTGGTCCACCTCGCTCAACATCGACTCCACCTCCTCTTGGCTCGGTGGCTGAGCTCCTAATCGGCTCAACAGTGCCTCTAACTCGGTCCTCGAAACAATCCCATCATTATCCCTGTCTATCAACTTAAAAGCCTGTACAAGCTCTGAATAAATATCACAGGAGATATCGGACCAGTCACTCGATATTTCGGGAAGAACACTGGTAGGCGTTCCGACATCAACCACACCGTCTCTTGAACCTCCCTTGTGGTTGGAAACGAAGGAGTCCGAGGAAGAAGACGACGTTGCACCATAACTATACGATGATGGATCAGATCTGCAGACAATAGATCGGTCCTTTTTGGATCGAAAGAGACGTTTGGGAGTAAGATTAAGGCGTTTGGGATTGATTATCTTGATGAACTGTTTCATGGCGGAAAATTTGAGCAACCCACAAACAGATAAGAGAGGATGaggagaagaggaaagaattgAGGGGGTTTGTTGACGAGAAGAAGGGACGAAGGTGGTTCCCTTAAATGGAGTGTAGGAGCAGTGAGCGCCATGGCAACTTCTCGGAAGCTTCCTACGAAAcaagaatttttctttttctatcctTTTTTCGGTGGATGGGTGGTATTTATATGTGTAATTGTAATTTGTAATTGCTATTTTGTGGGAAAGATAATAATGTTTCGCGGCTAACTTTAGTGTATGTGTTTGGTT
Proteins encoded in this region:
- the LOC110621870 gene encoding probable calcium-binding protein CML36, whose amino-acid sequence is MKQFIKIINPKRLNLTPKRLFRSKKDRSIVCRSDPSSYSYGATSSSSSDSFVSNHKGGSRDGVVDVGTPTSVLPEISSDWSDISCDIYSELVQAFKLIDRDNDGIVSRTELEALLSRLGAQPPSQEEVESMLSEVDHDGDGCISVEALINRIGSACEPAADEEMRVAFEFFDMDQDGKITAEELLGVYKAIGDEKCTLDDCRRMIAEVDKNGDGFVCFEDFSRMMELQR